One window of the Streptomyces sp. NBC_00259 genome contains the following:
- the atpA gene encoding F0F1 ATP synthase subunit alpha produces MAELTIRPEEIRDALETFVQSYKPDAASREEVGTVSLAGDGIAKVEGLPSTMANELLKFEDGTLGLALNLEEREIGAIVLGEFSGIEEGQPVQRTGEVLSVAVGEGYLGRVVDPLGNPIDGLGEIETSGRRALELQAPTVMQRKSVHEPMETGYKAVDAMTPVGRGQRQLIIGDRQTGKTALCIDTIINQRENWRSGDVNKQVRCIYVAIGQKGSTIASVRGALEEAGALEYTTIVAAPASDPAGFKYLAPYTGSAIGQQWMYEGKHVLIIFDDLSKQADAYRAVSLLLRRPPGREAYPGDVFYLHSRLLERCAKLSDDMGAGSMTGLPIVETKANDVSAFIPTNVISITDGQCFLESDLFNAGQRPALNVGISVSRVGGSAQHKAMKQVSGRLRVDLAQFRELEAFAAFGSDLDAASKSALERGKRMVELLKQAQYAPYSTENQVVSIWAGTTGKMDDVPVEDIRRFEAELLEFLHREHKGLMTSIAEGGKMSDDLLEKLAEQIAAFKKQFETSDGKLLGEDAPATVNASK; encoded by the coding sequence ATGGCGGAGCTCACGATCCGGCCGGAGGAGATCCGGGACGCGCTGGAGACCTTCGTCCAGTCGTACAAGCCGGACGCGGCCTCGCGCGAGGAGGTCGGCACGGTCAGCCTTGCCGGCGACGGCATCGCGAAGGTGGAGGGTCTTCCCTCGACCATGGCCAACGAGCTGCTGAAGTTCGAGGACGGCACCCTCGGCCTCGCCCTCAACCTCGAGGAGCGCGAGATCGGTGCCATCGTCCTCGGTGAGTTCAGCGGCATCGAGGAGGGCCAGCCGGTCCAGCGCACGGGCGAGGTCCTGTCCGTCGCCGTCGGCGAGGGCTACCTCGGTCGCGTTGTCGACCCGCTCGGCAACCCGATCGACGGCCTTGGCGAGATCGAGACCTCGGGCCGCCGCGCCCTTGAGCTGCAGGCCCCCACGGTCATGCAGCGCAAGTCGGTGCACGAGCCGATGGAGACGGGCTACAAGGCCGTCGACGCGATGACCCCGGTCGGCCGTGGCCAGCGTCAGCTGATCATCGGTGACCGTCAGACCGGCAAGACCGCGCTGTGCATCGACACGATCATCAACCAGCGCGAGAACTGGCGCTCGGGCGACGTGAACAAGCAGGTCCGCTGCATCTACGTCGCCATCGGCCAGAAGGGCTCCACCATCGCGTCCGTGCGCGGCGCGCTGGAGGAGGCCGGCGCCCTCGAGTACACGACGATCGTCGCCGCCCCGGCGTCCGACCCGGCCGGCTTCAAGTACCTCGCGCCGTACACCGGTTCGGCCATCGGTCAGCAGTGGATGTACGAGGGCAAGCACGTCCTCATCATCTTCGACGACCTGTCGAAGCAGGCCGACGCCTACCGCGCCGTGTCGCTGCTCCTGCGCCGCCCGCCGGGCCGTGAGGCCTACCCGGGTGACGTCTTCTACCTGCACTCCCGTCTGCTGGAGCGCTGCGCCAAGCTCTCCGACGACATGGGTGCCGGCTCGATGACCGGTCTGCCGATCGTCGAGACCAAGGCGAACGACGTCTCGGCGTTCATCCCGACCAACGTCATCTCCATCACCGACGGCCAGTGCTTCCTGGAGTCCGACCTGTTCAACGCCGGTCAGCGTCCGGCCCTGAACGTCGGTATCTCGGTCTCCCGAGTCGGTGGCTCCGCCCAGCACAAGGCGATGAAGCAGGTGTCCGGCCGACTCCGTGTCGACCTGGCCCAGTTCCGTGAGCTGGAGGCCTTCGCCGCCTTCGGTTCCGACCTGGACGCCGCTTCGAAGTCCGCCCTGGAGCGCGGCAAGCGCATGGTCGAGCTGCTGAAGCAGGCCCAGTACGCGCCGTACTCGACCGAGAACCAGGTCGTCTCCATCTGGGCCGGCACCACCGGCAAGATGGACGACGTCCCGGTCGAGGACATCCGCCGCTTCGAGGCAGAGCTCCTGGAGTTCCTGCACCGTGAGCACAAGGGGCTGA